Proteins from one Bos taurus isolate L1 Dominette 01449 registration number 42190680 breed Hereford chromosome 7, ARS-UCD2.0, whole genome shotgun sequence genomic window:
- the IL9 gene encoding interleukin-9 — protein MLLAVVLASALFLCSSASQGCFTLTGIRNAVYLIDNLQKDTSSKCSCSTNATDCLCLPISSGDCSTACFQEGLSQMSSSTVSTRFHLIVNQLKKIVVTLKSNKCGSFACEQPCNRTTTGNTLTFLKALLESFQNDRMRGKA, from the exons ATGCTCCTGGCTGTGGTCCTTGCCTCTGCCCTGTTCCTCTGCTCTTCAGCCAGCCAGGGGTGTTTCACCTTGACAGGGATCAGGAATGCTGTGTACCTCATCGACAACCTGCAG AAAGACACGTCTTCAAAATGCAGCTGCAGCACCAAT GCGACTGATTGTTTGTGTCTGCCCATTTCCTCT GGCGACTGCTCCACAGCATGCTTCCAAGAGGGTTTGTCACAGATGAGCAGCTCCACAGTGAGCACGAGATTCCACCTGATTGTCAACCAGCTGAAGAAAATAGTCGTGACCCTCAAGAGCAACAAGTGCGGA TCTTTTGCCTGTGAACAGCCATGCAACCGAACCACAACAGGCAATACGCTGACATTTCTGAAGGCTCTGCTGGAAAGTTTCCAGAATGACAGAATGAGAGGCAAAGCATGA